Genomic window (Moraxella haemolytica):
TAGATTTTAGTAAAGCCAGCCCCCAACAACTTGCAGATGACATTACGCACGCACTTGGTGTTGCTCATGCGTTTTTGGATAAAATAGAGCAAGCAGAAACGGGCGGTATGCCACTTGCCATCATTGATGAATTTGACAGCCTAAACCACGCCATTCATCGCCCTTTTGGTGTGCTATCACATCTCAATAGCGTCATGAATAATGACGAGATTCGCCATGTTCATCACGAGATTTTGCCAAAACTCAGTGAGTTTGGTGTGCGTGTTGGTCAATCAAAACCTTTGTACGACTTGTATAAATCCGTGGAAAGCCAGTTGTCTGACAGTAACGACATCGCTCGTGTGCGTGCTGTCACTCTTGCCTTGCAAGGCTTTGATTTATCAGGAGTGAGCCTACCTGATCACAAAAAAGCCCAATTTGCCGACATTCAAAGCGAGTTGTCGCTACTGTCTGCTAAGTTTTCAGACAATGTGCTAGATGCCAGTGCTGCTTTTGCCCTGCCACTAACACAGGCTCAATTAGACGGCATCACCCCAAGCGGACTTGCCCTATTAAAAGCAGCAGGCGACAACTACAAAGCCAAGCACCCCACAGCCACTTTGCCAACTGACTATGTCGCCACACTGGATATGCCGATGTATCTGGCAGTCATGCAGTACGCCACCGACCGCAACCTGCGTGAAACGCTATATCACGCCTACAACACACGAGCATCTGACCAGATGACTTTTGATGGCGAAAAAGACGGCAAGCCTAGCAAATTTGACAACAGCGACATCATGACACGCATTCTAACCTTGCGTGCCAAACAAGCTGCCCTGCTTGGCTTTGATAACTACACCCAAGTATCGCTCGCCACCAAGATGGCAGATACCCATGAAGAAATTGAAACTTTCTTATTAAATCTTGCTGATAAGGCACGACCTTTTGCTGAAGCGGACTTAGCACAAGTTAAAGACTTTGCCAAAACTTTAGGGATTGATGAAGTCCAACCATGGGACATTCCATTCATCAGCGAAAAGTTACAAAATGCCAAATACAGCCTAGACAACGAGGCAATTCGCCCTTACTTCCCTGTACCTGTGGTGCTAGAGGGTATGTTTAATATCATTGATACGCTGTTTGGTGTACGCTTTATTGCCAAAGATGCACCAACTTGGCATGATGATGTGCAGTTTTTTGAGGTGCATGACAAAGATGGCTTGATTGGCGGTGTTTACATTGACCTATATGCTCGTGCGGGCAAATCAGGTGGTGCATGGTTGTCAGATTTTCAAAACAAGCACGCCACCTTGGCAGGCGATGAGACCCTACCTGTATGCTTTGTTGTAGGCAACTTCTCGCCTGCCGTCGATGGCAAGCCAAGCCTACTGACCCATGACGAGGTTTTAACTTTATTCCATGAATTTGGTCATGCTCTGCATCATTTATTGACCAAAGTCAGTATCGCCGATGTCTCTGGCATCAGTGGCGTGGAGTGGGATGCAGTTGA
Coding sequences:
- a CDS encoding M3 family metallopeptidase, which produces MSIDFNHNNFDSRLRLVDFSKASPQQLADDITHALGVAHAFLDKIEQAETGGMPLAIIDEFDSLNHAIHRPFGVLSHLNSVMNNDEIRHVHHEILPKLSEFGVRVGQSKPLYDLYKSVESQLSDSNDIARVRAVTLALQGFDLSGVSLPDHKKAQFADIQSELSLLSAKFSDNVLDASAAFALPLTQAQLDGITPSGLALLKAAGDNYKAKHPTATLPTDYVATLDMPMYLAVMQYATDRNLRETLYHAYNTRASDQMTFDGEKDGKPSKFDNSDIMTRILTLRAKQAALLGFDNYTQVSLATKMADTHEEIETFLLNLADKARPFAEADLAQVKDFAKTLGIDEVQPWDIPFISEKLQNAKYSLDNEAIRPYFPVPVVLEGMFNIIDTLFGVRFIAKDAPTWHDDVQFFEVHDKDGLIGGVYIDLYARAGKSGGAWLSDFQNKHATLAGDETLPVCFVVGNFSPAVDGKPSLLTHDEVLTLFHEFGHALHHLLTKVSIADVSGISGVEWDAVELPSQFMENFAWDSDGIAKISRHVKTGEPLPSDKLSAMLAAKNFQSGLQTLRQIEFALFDLRIHTGNLDNYAQILDTLHKVRQEVSVIIPPANNRFGNGFAHIFAGGYASGYYSYKWAELLSADAFGLFEANADTVGVLNPAIGQAFYHHILAMGGSRTAKENFMAFAGREAQIDALLRHSGFTEAA